From the Treponema sp. J25 genome, one window contains:
- the rpsI gene encoding 30S ribosomal protein S9, protein MVKNLGIGTGRRKTAVARVFIREGSGKIMVNGKEVSQYFTLPEHVLMVRQPLMVTASENKYDILINVQGGGIHGQAGACRHGLARALCQVDHTNYTPLRANGFLTRDPRMVERKKYGQRGARRRFQFSKR, encoded by the coding sequence GTGGTAAAGAATCTCGGCATTGGAACTGGTAGAAGAAAGACCGCGGTAGCCCGGGTGTTTATTCGGGAAGGCAGTGGTAAAATTATGGTGAATGGTAAAGAGGTAAGTCAGTATTTTACCCTGCCAGAACATGTTTTGATGGTGCGACAGCCTTTAATGGTGACCGCCAGCGAAAACAAGTACGATATTCTGATTAACGTACAGGGTGGAGGAATTCATGGGCAGGCAGGAGCCTGCCGGCATGGTCTTGCGCGGGCCCTGTGTCAGGTGGATCACACCAACTATACCCCCCTGCGGGCCAATGGGTTCCTTACCCGTGATCCCCGGATGGTGGAACGGAAGAAATACGGTCAACGGGGTGCCCGCCGGCGCTTCCAGTTCTCGAAACGGTAA